In Streptococcus respiraculi, one DNA window encodes the following:
- a CDS encoding DDE-type integrase/transposase/recombinase, with the protein MTSIPQNLRYLPHTLDTRYHAVKTYRGGASVAFICRRYKVSKASLMRWNKRFDGTKDSLKDKSHRPHKTHPKAHTEQEIRWIKNCIRRNPNATLIEIFYKLRANKGYDRHPCSLFRLLRKMGFFKAAETKKEAYVPKPYDTPTKLGIKWQMDVKYVPKHCYTGTMPEKFYQYTVIDEASRERFIYPFKEQSSYSTVQFVKMAIKHFRYKPQIIQTDNGFEFTHFKETKQIHPLDVLCKELGMVHKLIRPRTPRHNGKVERSHRNDNRRFYQHLRFYSYDDLIRQMKRYLYTSNRLPMQSLGWKSPIETRKFLQGASSLEIE; encoded by the coding sequence ATGACTAGTATACCACAAAACCTTCGTTATTTGCCACACACGCTCGACACACGTTACCACGCGGTGAAAACGTATCGTGGTGGGGCTTCTGTCGCATTCATCTGCAGGCGGTATAAGGTCTCAAAAGCCTCTCTCATGCGCTGGAATAAGCGATTTGACGGAACCAAGGACTCTCTCAAAGATAAGTCCCACAGACCACACAAAACTCACCCCAAAGCTCATACTGAGCAAGAAATCAGGTGGATTAAAAACTGCATCCGCAGAAATCCAAATGCAACCCTCATCGAGATTTTCTACAAGCTAAGAGCCAACAAGGGATACGACAGACACCCTTGCTCTCTCTTTCGGCTCTTGAGAAAAATGGGATTCTTCAAGGCGGCTGAAACCAAGAAAGAGGCCTATGTTCCTAAACCCTATGATACACCCACGAAATTAGGAATCAAGTGGCAAATGGACGTGAAGTACGTCCCTAAGCACTGTTACACTGGCACGATGCCTGAAAAATTTTACCAGTACACTGTCATTGACGAAGCAAGCAGAGAGCGATTTATCTATCCCTTCAAGGAACAGTCCTCTTACTCCACTGTCCAGTTTGTCAAAATGGCCATTAAACACTTTCGCTACAAGCCACAAATTATTCAGACCGACAATGGATTTGAGTTTACTCACTTCAAGGAAACCAAGCAGATTCACCCCTTGGATGTGCTTTGTAAAGAGCTGGGCATGGTGCACAAGCTCATTCGACCGCGAACACCTAGACACAACGGCAAAGTGGAACGCAGCCACAGAAACGATAACAGACGCTTTTACCAACACTTGCGATTCTACTCCTACGATGACCTCATCAGGCAGATGAAACGATACCTCTACACCTCTAACAGACTCCCCATGCAGAGCCTAGGTTGGAAATCCCCTATTGAAACAAGAAAATTTCTCCAAGGAGCTAGCTCCTTGGAGATAGAATAG
- a CDS encoding IS30 family transposase: MQHYYTPKRKHLTLAERRMIERWLQEGLSNREIARRLEKAPQTIHNEVKRGLVRQQVRKGKFEIIYSADFAQKNYQNNRKHSVRQTSLTKELKEKILHYIKQKYSPEMMVKAKGISVSVSTIYYWIHHGHLGLTKDGMLYPRKEKTKKKQASPNFKPAGKSIEERPESINQRENVGDVEIDTVIQTRAKNECLLTLTDRKSRYQIIRLIPDKSASSVNQALKMILRDYQINSITADNGTEFSRLAEVFGPDHIYYAHPYSSWERGTNENHNRLIRRWLPKGSKKATQQQVAFIENWINNYPKKILGYKSPREFLQTG, encoded by the coding sequence ATGCAACACTATTATACACCAAAAAGGAAACATTTGACACTAGCTGAACGTAGAATGATTGAGCGTTGGCTTCAAGAAGGGCTCTCAAATCGTGAAATCGCTAGAAGATTAGAGAAGGCTCCTCAAACCATTCACAACGAAGTCAAACGTGGTCTGGTTAGGCAACAAGTGCGTAAAGGAAAATTTGAAATAATCTACTCAGCTGACTTCGCTCAAAAAAACTATCAAAATAATCGTAAACATTCTGTGAGGCAGACTTCCCTAACCAAGGAACTCAAAGAAAAGATTCTTCACTATATCAAGCAGAAATACTCTCCTGAGATGATGGTAAAAGCAAAAGGGATATCTGTCTCCGTCTCCACCATTTACTACTGGATTCATCATGGACACTTAGGATTGACCAAGGATGGCATGCTTTATCCTCGCAAGGAGAAAACGAAGAAAAAACAAGCGAGTCCCAACTTTAAGCCGGCTGGAAAATCGATTGAGGAACGGCCAGAAAGCATTAATCAACGTGAGAATGTTGGTGATGTTGAAATTGATACGGTTATTCAAACACGGGCAAAAAATGAGTGTCTGTTGACTCTAACTGATAGAAAGAGTCGTTATCAAATCATCCGACTCATTCCCGATAAGTCCGCGTCTTCAGTCAATCAAGCTCTGAAAATGATCCTCAGAGATTATCAAATTAACTCAATCACAGCTGATAACGGGACTGAATTCAGTCGTTTAGCAGAAGTTTTTGGCCCCGATCATATCTACTATGCCCACCCTTATTCCTCTTGGGAGCGTGGAACTAATGAGAATCATAATAGACTCATCAGGCGTTGGTTGCCTAAGGGAAGCAAAAAGGCGACGCAGCAACAAGTCGCATTTATTGAAAACTGGATTAACAACTATCCAAAGAAGATATTGGGTTACAAATCTCCTAGAGAATTTTTACAGACTGGCTAA
- a CDS encoding IS30 family transposase, which translates to MQHYYTPKRKHLTLAERRMIERWLQEGFSNREIARRLEKAPQTIHNEVKRGQVRQQVRKGKFEIIYSADFAQKTYQNNRKHSVKQTSLTKELKEKILHYIKQKYSPEMMVKVKGIPASVSTIYYWIHRGHLGLTKADMLYPRKEKTKKKQASPNFKPAGKSIEERPESINQRENVGDVEIDTVIQTRAKNECLLTLTDRKSRYQIIRLIPDKSASSVNQALKMILRDYQINSITADNGTEFSRLAEVFDPDHIYYAHPYSSWERGTNENHNRLIRRWLPKRSKNVTQQQVTFIENWINNYPKKILGYKSPREFLQTG; encoded by the coding sequence ATGCAACACTATTATACACCAAAAAGGAAACATTTGACACTAGCTGAGCGTAGAATGATTGAGCGTTGGCTTCAAGAAGGGTTCTCAAATCGTGAAATCGCTAGAAGATTAGAGAAGGCTCCTCAAACCATTCACAACGAAGTCAAACGTGGTCAGGTTAGGCAACAAGTGCGTAAAGGAAAATTTGAAATAATCTACTCAGCTGACTTCGCTCAAAAAACCTATCAAAATAATCGCAAACATTCTGTGAAGCAAACTTCCCTAACCAAGGAACTCAAAGAAAAAATTCTTCACTACATCAAACAGAAATACTCTCCTGAGATGATGGTAAAAGTAAAAGGGATACCTGCCTCCGTCTCCACCATTTACTACTGGATTCATCGTGGGCACTTAGGGTTGACCAAGGCTGACATGCTTTATCCTCGGAAAGAGAAAACGAAGAAAAAACAAGCGAGTCCTAACTTTAAGCCGGCTGGAAAATCGATTGAGGAACGACCAGAAAGCATTAATCAACGTGAGAATGTTGGTGATGTTGAAATTGATACAGTTATTCAAACACGGGCAAAAAATGAGTGTCTGTTGACTCTAACTGATAGAAAGAGTCGTTATCAAATCATCCGACTTATTCCCGATAAGTCCGCGTCTTCAGTCAATCAAGCTCTGAAAATGATCCTCAGAGATTATCAAATTAACTCAATCACAGCTGATAACGGGACTGAATTCAGTCGTTTAGCAGAAGTTTTTGACCCCGATCATATCTACTATGCCCACCCTTATTCCTCTTGGGAGAGGGGAACTAATGAGAATCATAATAGACTCATCCGGCGTTGGTTGCCTAAGAGAAGCAAAAATGTGACTCAACAACAAGTCACATTTATTGAAAACTGGATTAACAACTATCCAAAGAAGATATTGGGTTACAAATCTCCTAGAGAATTTTTACAGACTGGCTAA
- a CDS encoding ABC transporter ATP-binding protein encodes MTAIVELENATKVVNNGFDEEKIILNQVSLTIHEHDFITILGGNGAGKSTLFNVIAGTLSLTSGTIRIMGEDVTNLSPEKRAKYLARVFQDPKMGTAPRMTVAENLLIAKFRGEGRGLVPRKLASYKEEFQTTIDQIGNGLEKHLDTPIEFLSGGQRQALSLLMATLKRPELLLLDEHTAALDPKTSVALMELTDRFVTKDQLTALMITHQMEDALKYGNRLLVMKDGQIIKDLNKAEKEAMTLEDYYHLFE; translated from the coding sequence ATGACAGCAATTGTAGAATTAGAAAATGCCACCAAAGTGGTCAATAATGGCTTTGATGAAGAAAAGATTATCTTAAATCAGGTTTCTTTGACCATTCATGAGCATGATTTTATCACGATTTTAGGGGGAAATGGAGCAGGAAAATCAACGCTTTTCAACGTGATTGCAGGGACCTTGTCCCTTACGAGCGGGACCATTCGCATCATGGGCGAAGATGTGACTAACCTCTCACCTGAAAAGCGGGCCAAGTACCTAGCACGGGTCTTTCAAGATCCTAAAATGGGAACAGCCCCTCGGATGACGGTTGCAGAAAATCTCTTGATTGCCAAGTTCCGTGGTGAAGGGCGTGGACTTGTGCCTAGAAAGCTTGCCAGCTATAAGGAAGAATTTCAAACGACCATTGACCAGATTGGCAACGGACTTGAAAAACATTTGGACACGCCGATTGAATTTCTCTCAGGGGGGCAACGCCAAGCCTTGAGCCTCTTGATGGCGACCTTGAAACGCCCAGAATTGTTGCTCCTAGACGAGCATACAGCAGCTCTTGACCCTAAGACGAGTGTAGCTCTCATGGAATTGACAGACCGCTTTGTCACAAAGGATCAGCTGACAGCTCTTATGATTACCCACCAAATGGAAGATGCCCTCAAGTACGGTAATCGTCTTCTTGTCATGAAAGATGGACAGATCATCAAAGATCTAAACAAGGCTGAAAAAGAAGCTATGACCTTGGAAGATTACTACCATTTGTTTGAATAA
- a CDS encoding Rqc2 family fibronectin-binding protein — protein MSFDGFFLHHMTAELQEALEGGRIQKINQPFEQEIVLHIRSNRTSHKLLLSAHPVFGRAQLTQTEFTNPKVPNTFTMILRKYLQGAIIETIRQWDNDRILEFVVSNKDEIGDHIKVSLIIEIMGKHSNILLIDKAEERIIEAIKHVGFSQNSYRTILPGSSYVRPPETNSFNPFTIGDEKLFELLSTEELVPKRLQVLFQGLGRDTATELAERLTTDKLKTFRNFFGQACKPTITTKSYSAASFADSQETFSSLSQLLDYYYQDKAERDRVAQQAQELIKRVASELEKNRKKLLKQEQELLDTEGAELFRQKGELLTTYLHQVPNDQASVTLDNYYTSEPLTIALDVALTPSQNAQRYFKKYQKLKEAVKHLNNLIEETKATIDYLESVDTMLGQASLSEIEEIREELIETGYLKRRHREKIAKRQKPERYLATDGKTIILVGKNNLQNDELSFKMAKKGELWFHAKDIPGSHVIITDNLDPSDEVKTDAAELAAYFSKARYSNLVQVDMIEAKKLHKPTGGKPGFVTYRGQKTLRVTPDETKIKSMKQ, from the coding sequence ATGTCTTTTGACGGATTTTTTTTACATCACATGACAGCTGAATTGCAAGAGGCACTTGAGGGCGGTCGAATTCAGAAGATTAACCAACCTTTTGAGCAGGAAATCGTCCTCCATATCCGTAGCAATCGGACAAGCCACAAACTACTACTCTCTGCTCATCCAGTCTTTGGTCGCGCCCAGCTGACCCAGACTGAATTTACCAATCCTAAGGTTCCAAACACCTTTACTATGATTTTACGAAAATACTTGCAGGGCGCCATTATCGAGACTATCCGCCAGTGGGACAATGACCGTATTTTGGAATTTGTCGTATCGAACAAAGACGAGATTGGCGATCATATCAAGGTCAGTCTCATCATTGAAATCATGGGCAAACACAGTAATATTCTCCTCATTGATAAGGCCGAGGAGCGGATTATCGAAGCTATTAAGCACGTCGGCTTTTCACAAAATTCCTATCGGACCATTCTACCGGGGTCGAGCTATGTCCGCCCTCCTGAGACCAACAGCTTCAATCCCTTTACGATCGGTGATGAGAAATTATTTGAACTCTTGAGTACAGAAGAACTCGTCCCCAAGCGACTTCAAGTACTTTTTCAAGGCTTGGGTCGCGATACCGCAACGGAATTGGCAGAGCGTTTGACCACAGACAAACTCAAGACCTTCCGCAACTTTTTTGGACAAGCCTGTAAGCCGACGATAACGACGAAATCCTATTCCGCCGCATCGTTTGCAGACAGTCAGGAAACATTTTCCAGCCTTTCTCAGCTCCTTGACTACTACTATCAGGACAAGGCAGAAAGAGATCGGGTGGCTCAGCAAGCGCAGGAATTGATCAAACGGGTGGCGAGTGAATTAGAGAAAAATCGCAAGAAACTCCTCAAGCAGGAGCAGGAACTCCTTGACACCGAAGGTGCCGAACTCTTCCGTCAAAAAGGGGAATTACTGACGACCTATCTCCACCAAGTACCCAACGACCAGGCAAGTGTCACTTTAGACAATTACTATACCAGTGAGCCCTTGACCATTGCGCTAGATGTAGCCCTTACCCCTAGCCAAAATGCTCAGCGTTATTTTAAAAAATATCAAAAATTAAAGGAAGCAGTCAAGCACTTAAACAACCTGATTGAGGAAACCAAGGCAACAATTGACTACCTTGAAAGTGTGGATACCATGCTAGGACAGGCGAGTCTTTCTGAAATTGAAGAAATCAGAGAAGAACTGATTGAGACAGGGTATCTCAAGCGCCGTCATCGGGAAAAAATTGCTAAACGCCAAAAGCCAGAACGCTATCTGGCAACAGACGGAAAAACCATTATTCTCGTTGGAAAAAACAATCTCCAAAATGATGAATTGAGCTTTAAAATGGCAAAAAAAGGGGAATTATGGTTCCATGCCAAGGACATTCCAGGAAGCCATGTCATCATCACGGACAATCTGGACCCGAGTGACGAAGTCAAGACCGATGCCGCAGAATTAGCGGCCTACTTCTCCAAGGCCCGCTATTCCAATCTAGTACAGGTTGACATGATTGAAGCCAAGAAATTGCATAAACCAACTGGCGGAAAACCGGGCTTTGTCACCTACCGAGGGCAAAAAACACTCCGAGTGACACCAGATGAAACAAAGATTAAGTCCATGAAGCAATAA
- the trpX gene encoding tryptophan ABC transporter substrate-binding protein, whose product MKNKNLLLTIVALVAVVVGGIFLTNKKDDKKTQTEGEAVKVGVLQFVTHEALDEIYRGIQDGLAEEGYKGDKIKIDFMNAEGDQGKIATMSKQLVSNGNQVLVGIATPAAQGLANATSDLPVVMGAITDPVGAKLVKTLEEPGANVTGVACPEPIAQQLDLIKKITPNAKTIGVLYSSNEDNSKLNVEKFTELAEKEGYTVLAYPVPSSNEIAATMSVMTSKVDAIWIPQDNAIASAFKTVVASNKEAKVPIFPSADTMVKEGGLASVVVSQHGLGVSTGKMVAKILKGAKPAETPVDVVDQGAPIINKKVAAELGITIPNDVEKAAGEIVE is encoded by the coding sequence ATGAAAAACAAGAATTTATTGTTAACGATTGTAGCGTTAGTAGCCGTTGTTGTTGGGGGAATTTTCCTCACTAACAAAAAGGATGACAAGAAAACCCAGACCGAGGGTGAAGCGGTTAAGGTTGGAGTGCTTCAGTTTGTAACCCATGAAGCGCTTGATGAGATTTACCGTGGGATTCAAGACGGCCTTGCAGAAGAGGGGTACAAAGGCGATAAGATCAAGATTGATTTTATGAATGCTGAGGGTGACCAAGGGAAAATCGCAACCATGAGTAAGCAATTGGTCTCAAACGGCAACCAAGTCTTGGTCGGAATCGCTACACCAGCAGCTCAAGGTCTTGCCAACGCAACCAGTGATTTGCCAGTTGTGATGGGAGCTATCACAGATCCGGTCGGTGCGAAATTGGTTAAAACTCTTGAGGAGCCAGGTGCCAATGTAACAGGAGTTGCCTGCCCAGAGCCGATTGCTCAGCAACTTGATTTGATTAAAAAAATTACGCCAAATGCAAAAACAATCGGTGTTCTCTATTCAAGCAACGAAGACAATTCAAAACTGAATGTGGAAAAATTCACCGAGTTAGCAGAAAAAGAAGGCTATACTGTACTTGCTTATCCGGTACCGTCTAGCAATGAAATTGCTGCAACCATGTCTGTCATGACCAGCAAGGTCGATGCCATCTGGATTCCACAAGACAATGCGATTGCTTCAGCCTTTAAGACAGTAGTTGCCAGCAACAAAGAAGCAAAAGTGCCAATCTTCCCAAGTGCGGACACCATGGTCAAAGAAGGTGGTTTGGCATCTGTTGTTGTCAGCCAACACGGTCTTGGAGTTTCAACAGGAAAAATGGTAGCGAAGATTTTGAAAGGTGCAAAACCAGCTGAGACACCAGTTGATGTGGTGGATCAAGGTGCACCAATCATTAACAAAAAAGTAGCAGCAGAATTAGGCATTACCATTCCAAACGATGTCGAAAAAGCTGCTGGTGAAATTGTCGAGTAA
- a CDS encoding ABC transporter permease, with protein sequence MIVSTVSQGLVWSILGLGIYMTFRILNFPDMTAEGSFPLGGAVAVTLISSGINPFLATLLAVLAGCVAGLATGLLYTKGKIPTLLSGILVMTSCHSIMLMIMGRANLGLLGTKQIQDYLPFSNAVNDLVAGLIFVVLVIVALLFFLDTKLGQAYIATGDNPDMARSFGINTDSMELMGLVLSNGVIALAGALIAQQEGYADVSRGIGVIVVGLASLIIGEVLFKSLTLAERLMTIVVGAIAYQFLIWAVIALGFNTSYLRIYSAVILAICLMIPTLKAKFFKGVTISK encoded by the coding sequence ATGATTGTATCAACAGTATCACAAGGTCTCGTCTGGTCTATCTTGGGGCTTGGCATTTACATGACCTTCCGTATTTTGAATTTTCCAGATATGACAGCAGAAGGAAGCTTTCCTTTGGGAGGAGCGGTAGCGGTCACTCTGATTAGTAGTGGTATCAATCCCTTTCTTGCGACCCTCTTAGCTGTTCTTGCAGGTTGTGTGGCAGGCTTAGCAACGGGGCTCCTTTATACAAAGGGGAAAATTCCAACGCTTCTTTCAGGAATCTTGGTTATGACCTCTTGTCACTCCATTATGCTGATGATTATGGGACGGGCCAATCTTGGACTGTTAGGAACGAAGCAGATTCAGGATTATCTCCCCTTTAGCAACGCGGTTAACGACTTGGTTGCAGGCCTGATTTTTGTGGTATTGGTCATTGTCGCCCTTCTCTTTTTCCTTGACACCAAGCTAGGACAAGCCTATATCGCAACAGGGGACAATCCTGATATGGCACGGAGTTTTGGTATCAATACGGACAGCATGGAGCTGATGGGCTTGGTCTTATCAAACGGGGTGATCGCTTTAGCAGGGGCTCTGATTGCGCAACAAGAAGGCTACGCAGATGTCTCACGTGGAATAGGGGTTATCGTTGTTGGTCTTGCCAGTCTGATTATCGGAGAAGTTCTCTTTAAGAGCCTGACCTTGGCCGAACGCCTGATGACGATTGTGGTCGGTGCGATTGCCTATCAATTTCTTATCTGGGCGGTGATTGCGCTTGGCTTTAACACGAGCTATCTCCGCATTTATAGCGCTGTAATCTTGGCAATCTGCCTCATGATTCCAACCCTAAAAGCAAAATTCTTCAAAGGAGTGACCATTAGCAAATGA